In Bacteroidales bacterium, the sequence TAATCTTTATTGACATTTATACTTACATAATCAAACGAATAATAATCTCCATCAAAGAAATATATTCTAAATTCTATTTTTTCACTTGGCAAAACATTCAATAATTTAAATTTAAAAGGATTTTCATAATTATTTGCAGCTGCTAAAGTATTCAAATTACCAATATCCCAAATGGAATCAATAAGCATAACTCTCGGGTTCAAGCATTCCAACTTAGCAAATAGGTTATTTGTAGGAGCTAAGTAATTTATAATTTTAGCATTAAAATAAATAGTATCGTTTTGCCCAAAATCCATATCTGCACTATCTGAAAAATCCCATTTTATAAGCCTTACAGATGAAGAAAAAGTATCCGTTAAAGCTCTATATAAATTTAAACGCCCTTTTCCAAGTTTTTCGTAATAACTACTGTTTTCAGAAATTGTATCAATAACATCAGCTGTAGTTCGTAGGCGTTCAGCTACCTGAAGCATATTTAACTCAGGGAAATGCGAGGAAACAATAGCTGCCGCACCAGAAACTATAGGAGCAGCCATAGATGTGCCTCCTGATGAGGTAAAAGAAGCTCCTATCCAAGTTGAATAAATACTTTTCCCTGGAGCAACTATATCAACTAAATAATTATAAGTGCTAATATCAAGTTTATGGTCATTAATATCAGAACCAGCAACACTTAAAACATATTTATACGATGCTGGATAAAATGGAACTTCATTATTATCATTTCCACATGCAGCTACTACAAGGGCATTGCAATTAATTGTGGCATAGTCTATAATATCTTGCCCATAAAGATTGCCAGAATACGTACTACCCCAAGAGCAATTAATAACATTAGCTCCATGGTCAGCAGCGTATATTATGCCATCATAACTCGCAACTAAATATCCATTATCATTAGAAACTTTTACGGGCAACAGCTTTGAATTAAAACCTACGCCAGCAATGCCAAAACCATTATCTGCTGTTGCTCCAGCTAAACCTGAAACATGAACTCCATGAGAATGAGAAGTAAATTGTGGATCATTATCAAAAGAACCCAAATCCCAACCCATAAAATTATCCACATAACCATCGTTATCATTATCAATGCCATCTATGGTGTCATTATAATTATATTTCACAGCATTTACTAAATCAGGGTGATTAAATTCATATCCTGTATCAATAATGCCAATAACCCGATCTTCTGAACCCTTGCATATATCCCAAGCATCGTATGCTTTTATTTTATCTAAATAATATTGGCTTGAAATATTAGGGTCATTCGGTACATACAGCGGTTTATCAATATAATGCGGATATACATATTCAAAAATATTAGACTTCATCAATGTGTTAATTATTTCCTCTATTGACAAATCTTCACTAAAATAAATTTCATATATGCCACTAATATCAACAAAAGGCATACCTAACTCATTATATTTTTCTTTTGGCAATCGGCTATTGGGAAATTTCTGAACAGCACTATCTGCTCCTATTTTGTATAATAAAGAATTAAACAAATCATTTTTTTCTCTGTCTCTAACTTCTGATTTGAATTTTACAATTGCTTTGCCAGCAATATAATCTTCATCTGTGCACTCTTTTGGTAAACTAAACTTTTCAATTTCCTGTGCATGAAGCAAGCACATGCTAAATAAAATGCTAATAATAAAACAAAATAGAAATCTCATTTATATAAATATTAAGTAAATACAAACTTACATAAAAAACATTAGTTTTTGCAAATTTATTCACATAATTTTAATTTTTTAATAAAGCTTTTCCACATTACAAAAATTTTTTATTTATCGTTTATTGTTAAATTTGTATTTTATTACACTTTATGGAAAATTTTGACGACATACGCCCTTTTCAAGATAGCGAATACGAATTTGCTATTAAAAAACTACTTTCGGAAAGCGAATTTATTTCTTTATTAAAGAATTTATATGGCGAAAAACACAAATATTTTATCGCAGAGCTAGAAAAAGTAAAATCACATAGTGAATTTATAAAAGTATTTGTTAAACCTTCTTTGCAAAATTTTATAGATAAAACCATTTCTGAATTAAAATATCTAGGCATAGAAAATATAAACCCAACCAAGCCTTGTGTATTTATTTCAAATCACAGGGACATTGTTATGGACCCAACTCTTATTAGCAATGGCACATATATTAACAACTTGCCAATAGCAGAATCAGCTATCGGAAACAATTTACTGATAAAACCATGGATTGAAATTTTTGTAAAACTAAACAAGGCTTTTGTTGTAAAAAGAAATATTTCAGGCAGAGAATTGCTCCTAAGCTCAATACATTTATCTAATTATATAAAACACAGCTTACACGAAAAGAAAAATTTTATTTGGATTGCTCAACGCGAAGGTCGTGCAAAAAACGGCAACGACCAAACACAAAATAGCTTAATCCGCATGCTCGCCATGTCTAATAAGGATTTAAACATTGTTGATGCTATTCAAAAACTAAACATTTCGCCAATTTCAATTTCATACGAATTTGACCCTTGCGATGGATTAAAAGCCAAAGAGCTATTCTTAAAAGC encodes:
- a CDS encoding S8 family serine peptidase, whose product is MRFLFCFIISILFSMCLLHAQEIEKFSLPKECTDEDYIAGKAIVKFKSEVRDREKNDLFNSLLYKIGADSAVQKFPNSRLPKEKYNELGMPFVDISGIYEIYFSEDLSIEEIINTLMKSNIFEYVYPHYIDKPLYVPNDPNISSQYYLDKIKAYDAWDICKGSEDRVIGIIDTGYEFNHPDLVNAVKYNYNDTIDGIDNDNDGYVDNFMGWDLGSFDNDPQFTSHSHGVHVSGLAGATADNGFGIAGVGFNSKLLPVKVSNDNGYLVASYDGIIYAADHGANVINCSWGSTYSGNLYGQDIIDYATINCNALVVAACGNDNNEVPFYPASYKYVLSVAGSDINDHKLDISTYNYLVDIVAPGKSIYSTWIGASFTSSGGTSMAAPIVSGAAAIVSSHFPELNMLQVAERLRTTADVIDTISENSSYYEKLGKGRLNLYRALTDTFSSSVRLIKWDFSDSADMDFGQNDTIYFNAKIINYLAPTNNLFAKLECLNPRVMLIDSIWDIGNLNTLAAANNYENPFKFKLLNVLPSEKIEFRIYFFDGDYYSFDYVSINVNKDYKTLDTNNITVTITSAGNFGYNDLIYLTQGDGFRYKNGANLVSGFGFMCGTGPSRVADNLYGIVNPVDKDFSSNGYVLNMFPPPFGDKCYFSSYSDKGEESASNLNVEIRQFTYGWNTLKDKNYFIIDYNIINDTTEAYNNFYAGLFADWDIIISNENRCWYDPDLNLLITTDIDSSVYVAIGLLSDYSAIHYASDLNGFNNSISLTDGFSGLDKYNMMKTNRFASGTDFSGNDVAAMVSSGPHVVEAKDTLKLSFVVLAGRSISELEEGIVRANEQYENINKVNYNISEYEAFIYPNPASDVLFYSFKEDVDAPVEISIMDINGKEIFKTSKKSSSGSLDLKSYSEGLYFITFFRKNMYFVQKLLIKR
- a CDS encoding acyltransferase, producing the protein MENFDDIRPFQDSEYEFAIKKLLSESEFISLLKNLYGEKHKYFIAELEKVKSHSEFIKVFVKPSLQNFIDKTISELKYLGIENINPTKPCVFISNHRDIVMDPTLISNGTYINNLPIAESAIGNNLLIKPWIEIFVKLNKAFVVKRNISGRELLLSSIHLSNYIKHSLHEKKNFIWIAQREGRAKNGNDQTQNSLIRMLAMSNKDLNIVDAIQKLNISPISISYEFDPCDGLKAKELFLKAKDNNFQKSQKDDLKSMETGIIGFKGNVVIYYSNSINDDLEKIKSSKELCNQETIAKIINNKIFNNYHLFDTHKVAYNLTTQTNTFKVEPEKELEIKKYFLNQLLSVGLSENELPFILMQYANPVINQISAQKL